The window GCGCACTCGCGGGCGGCCGCACGGAGCGGGGTGAGCGTCGTCGTCCGGACGTTGAACCCGCCCCGAACGGGGGCGTCCGCGACGCGGTCGAGTTCGCTCGCGAGGAAGTCGATCGGGTCGTCGGGGAGGAACTCAGTCCTGTCGCGGTCGGCGACCATCTCGCGGGCCGCCGTGCGGGTCGCGTCGTCCAGCGCGAGGCCGCCGAGGAACGCGAGGCCCGCGTACTCGCTCGCGGCGCGCGCCCACGCGGCGTCCGCCGCGCCGCTCAGGCTCGCGAGCGCGACCCGTGGCTCGAACACTACGCCACCTCCAGCGCGTCCCCGACGGCGTCCGCGACCCGGCGGGCGTCCGCGTCGTCGTCCATCCGCGTGTCCGTCCGCACCGTCGGCCGCGCCAGATCCGTGTCGTCCGCGGTGTCGAGCACGAACGCGTCCGCGAAGTCGTAGGCGTCCGCGACGCCGCGCGTGCTCGCCTCGTACCCCTCGGCCTCCATGAGTTCGGCCGCCGGGCCGCTGAACACCTCGTCCTCGACGAACGGCGACACCGCCACCACCGTCGACTCCCGGAGCGCGTCGCGAAGGCCGTCCAGCGCCAGCATCGGCCCGATGCTCGTAATCGGGTTCGACGGCCCGACCACCACCGGCCCCTCCCGCACCGCCGCGAGCGCCGCGTCGCCCGCCTCGGCGTCCGCCGCGCCCCGGAACTCCACCGACTCCACCGTTGGGGCGGCGCGCTCCGCAACCCAGTACTCCTGGAAGTGGAGTTCGCGCTCGGGCGTGTGAACGATGCTCGCCACCGGGTCGTCGCTCATCGGCACCACGTCCTCGTCGACGCCGAACGCGTCCGCGAGCGTCCGCGTCACCTCAGTAAGGGAGCGACCTTCGTCGAGGAGGCTCGTCCGGAGCACGTGCACCGCCCTGTCCCGGTCGCCGAGTTCCATGAACTCCCACGCGCCCGAGAAGCGCCGCCAGCGCGCGATACGTCGGCCCGCGGTCTGCTTCTC is drawn from Salarchaeum sp. JOR-1 and contains these coding sequences:
- the cofD gene encoding 2-phospho-L-lactate transferase — its product is MVTFLAGGTGTPKLLAGARRVFDGPHAVVGNTGDDVELGGLFVSPDIDTVLFDGGGVLDRETWWGIEGDTTATHDELTRLAAEAGIDAEPRYLPDEKQTAGRRIARWRRFSGAWEFMELGDRDRAVHVLRTSLLDEGRSLTEVTRTLADAFGVDEDVVPMSDDPVASIVHTPERELHFQEYWVAERAAPTVESVEFRGAADAEAGDAALAAVREGPVVVGPSNPITSIGPMLALDGLRDALRESTVVAVSPFVEDEVFSGPAAELMEAEGYEASTRGVADAYDFADAFVLDTADDTDLARPTVRTDTRMDDDADARRVADAVGDALEVA